Genomic segment of Populus nigra chromosome 6, ddPopNigr1.1, whole genome shotgun sequence:
TTAAGAACCAACGATCTTTATTTTAGGCCATATTTGAAAGGGTGTGAACACCAAATATAATGATCAATCGCATTCCTAAGAAGAACTGGAAATAAAGTCATCAACATCAAGGGCACCATAAGCGATTGTGAAAGCTGGAGAAGAGAGACGATCCTTTATAAGAGAAGGACGAGCAAGTGTTAAATTGGGAAAATATTAGGTAAGCCTTCTAAACGGTCATATAAGGGCCTTGTTAGCAACCCATCATTTTTCCCTAAGCTGTCAAAGTTCGATCAAAACGAGCAAGAGATATAAGAATGTCTTATCAATCATTATGATTAACATGTAAAGATTAAAAGTAACtcaatattatagttttaaaacttgatccaAAGGTTAAATCGAGATAAAGTTCGGGTCACGGGTTAAGAGATTTAGCCTAAGTTAattcaaatattgttttgaccatttttttaaaaaaaatatcaacaaaagtGTATAGTATTTTACCCATATCAATTATGTTATGAGTCAACCTAGATTTTTGACCAAGTCAAACCAGGTCAATtccttcatctattttttttaaaacccaaaCCAATTTAGGACTTGGATTGGTCAGTCTTAGATTCACCTGTCGAGTTAgtctgaattttaaaactatgttgagtatagaaaataagattttaaggtGTGCtccttttgaaaaacaactccTATCAATGTGGAAGATATATGAATGAATATTGAATCATTCTTATCAAATCCAAAATATATGatcctattttgttttttcaaacgCAGGTACAAACCAAAGGATTTAAGGAATCAATTTAACCTAACATCTCAGGAGCTTTTTTTATCGCTTAAAACAAGAATGATGCCATGTCTAGCCTTCTTAAAACTCATGTCATTTTGTTCTTTCAAAAGGAACCCATGTGGAATGCAAAGTAAACATCATAAAGATGTAATAGAAGGACAACATTAACTTCCCAAAATAATTATGATACATAACAATAGAGAGctagtttttaatttacaacTCAAACCATGTGGAATGCAAAGTAAACACCATAAAGATGTAATAGGAGGACAACGTTAACTTCCCAAAATGATTATGATACATAACAATAGAGAGctagtttttaatttacaacTCAAAAACTTCTTTAACTATCCTCCATGATCCTTCTTACTTGTAAAATTCCTCAAGAAACTCTGCATAAGTGTAGTTTTGATACACTAGAAGGTGTTCCTCATCAATTAAATCCTCAATTGGCTGAATCATTATGTCTTTATTCGATACATAATGTTAGTGTATATTCCCTGTAGTCAATTAGTTGGTTACATGTGATATTGACTTTgtttatgtaaatatatttaacttattaatatctttaatattcattaaatattttattaatgaatctaatatttgattaattgatttggagtaaagataaagtcctTGGGATAAAAAtgctttgcaaagaaaattataaaattgttataattatgggaTGCCTATTGCATGAAACCATTGTTCCTAAATGTTTCTAGTCAATGCTTTATTAATACTGGAtgttaattagagttgttgagacTAGTACATattaattgctcttttttttttatgaaaggaaacTTTGTTCTCATAAGCTGAGGTATGAGGGATacttagaactaatatgtaagtgCTTGTCAGATGACATGTAGACTGAACTAACccgcatgagaatttcatataaaGAGATCAATTGTGTCTATGGAAAGGCCCACGTGATATTTGTATAAGTGACCTTTAGACTTGAGATTACTAAGTTAACTTATATTGagagtgttatgttttgatcctgCTACACGTTATCTTAATCACGCGTAACAAATGTGTAAATATtgagtataacatgaactatatgaagatatttaagtaatcaagagaGGACTCATCACTCTAGGTGAATTAGggaaaataaatcatttattcttaattaatattgattgtAAATTCTTACGTaatgtggaatgagatttgaaaagagtttcaaatcttattcaaagaatcaatgactatggtgttgataacaaacatgatttgacataGTAGACACACTCCATGCTATAATGTTGAAAtcagaatattattgatgaagggataataattacacagAAACTTGTtactgaaaggttaagtcaaaccacttgtgacttttctaatatttgaaggatcatgacatgttgctagatattttacttgatcttcagatataaatcaatcaatttttaaattgataataaattaatttgtttaatttgtttaatcatattttatttaggattgtgatttatGTTTAGACCAACTTATTAGgaaacctaatgggtcacacacataagaatcattggtcataaattaaaatgagataattAATGAAGTGTGActtaattgtaaataagttttagaagtTAAGGATTGGAGTGTGATTTATACAaggaattacaattctagacctagaaagaTCAAGTAAAggcttgattgaataaatttctaaaattagcctaaaataatatatgtgatattatttaagagtcaaattgatattttatcatttagggtttttaggttttcctataaataaaatgttatgtctCTTATTTCCCGTGGTGTGAAGGTGAGAAAAGTAAAGTACGTAAACACATATAACATAAATGAAAAGAGCTTGCGCTATAAGGTATAACAATCCCTCTTTTATAAAAGGGTTTAAGAGACTTCTCACTGGTGGTTTGTGTGGATTACCTTTAGAGGCTGGACACTTAGATAACTTGTGATTTGTGACAATCCAGCCTtaaagcaaatattcaaatctgAAAAGAACATTTGATCTCCAGGTAATCTTTGTATAAACCTTAAATAACCCTAGATCTATCTAACGAGATCCTTGAAActtcctaaaaaaatttaaatttataattttttttgtgtatatatGTTTCAGAAAACACGACACATAAAACATTGCCAATGATATTCAACTTAGTACCTTGTTATTCATGACCCTATGGTGAACACAAATGTATCGTCCATTATCAAGAACCTAAAAGAACAGAGTACATGATCATAACATgctaaatggtaaaaaaaaaaaaatactcatttaATGAAACTAGTTGCATAATGAAATGATTTGGGTGAAGAAAAAAAGCCAAAGTATTTTTCATCCAagaaatacacaaaacaaacatttaGATGGTAAGTAAATTGCTAATTAACCAAAATTGttatcaataattatattaacataGATAACATTCataataaaatcacataaaaaaatttatgcttcttaaaaagatatataattattatgagTTATAGAATTGTGGTTTCTCTCGATATTAGAATGGTTGTAACTTTACTCATCAAAATCTCTTCTTAACTTTCAATGCCAACATATTTGAGTTGTTACTACAATAATCACTTTCAAGAAATTTAATACCTAAATTACTTTAACTGGATCACTTATATTGATGACAAATGGATTAGGGATAAGATCGATAGCAACCCATTTCTTATCTTTGGTTACTTGGAGGCCAGCCACACCTTCTAATTATCTAAGCATAGTCAATGCATTAAGATCAGAGTGAGTAGCCAGCTTTAATGTTAGCTCAGGTCCAGACTGTTTTAAGAATTAAAGCAACTTAACACCTAAGAGAAGCGAATTAGGTGTatcattaaattttacaatcaaGACAAATTATTTAAGTAAATGCAATAACTTAAAATACTTAAAGTAAAGAGTTAAGGAAGAGAATTTGCAAACTTGTTTTTGATGTGGTTCAGCAAGCCGACATCCACACCTCCAATACTAAATCATTCTTGAGTTTGTATTCCTTTACTATTCTAAGTTCAAGAGTACAATTGTTACTTAATGAATCTACACCAAGCATTTTACaccaattgaataaattttttcttcaagatttttcttaCTTGAAGATATATCATCTTCAAGGTTTTGCCATTGGTGAAATCACCTCATCAATATCAAGAGTGTTTACCTAACTCTCAAAGGTttataattgtgttttgttttcacAACAAAACTTTTTGAATATAATGAATATTACAATTGAAGTTCTAATATCTCTATACCTTAACAGATATCACTTATAAGATATGAAAGTGCTTAGgtgtaatgataataaaattgaatactcTTTGTGCTAGAATATGAAGATTTAATAGCACAAATTAGAGTATAATCGAGGATTCATTATTTTGTTGTAGTTTTACTCTTAGAATAATTTGTATATCATATATGTTTGAATTCTCTTGCTAATTTTAcaattagaatatatatatatatatataaactagttGTTTATAGCCGTTATACTCTCACTGACAACTAAAATGGTTGACTGATTCATATTGGTCAAGGCAATTGGTCAACCGATTCTTATAGAATTCATAGGTATTCATTACTAATAAATAAGTGATTGACCAATTTATTTGGTTATTCTaaacaatcaattaatttatacaaaattttagatttaacaGTTTAACTTAAGTAAATTTTTAGAACCgtctaatttaaattttatctgattattattaaatatattatacatgCAAAGTGAAGAATgtaaatacattttaattatgctataagtaagataaaagatTTAGATTTTGGTTCCGCTTATAATAATTgcacagaaaaacaaaaggacaaTTGTACGGGCAATTGTACCATCGTGCTATTACACTCCTCTAAGCAGGTATTGATAATGTTTCCATACACAACCTCGATCTATAATTCAAGAGAATCACAAGCATAGAGAGACCGAAGAACTATCTTATCGACTGTCTGTTTGTTTACTATAAAAGTATTCACACAGAATTTGCAGAAACCAGAAGCTCAAAGAACAGACCATTTCAGAGCAGTTGGTCCAGATAAGGATCTTTTGGAGATGTTTCTCCAAGATAACCTGAAACACTTTGGGAAACCCCGGAAACAAAGTTACTAACCATGGAGGAGCCCCATACCAGCCACCCACTCTGCGCTGCTTGCTGGTTTGCCTCGACCATGTTCGTCTGCTTTTCCTCTACCATATCCAGCCACCTCTTTGCCATAAATTCCCTTATAGCTTGAACCCCCTTATTCACTATCTCTTTTGGCGGAACTAACAGTGGATTTTCATTCAAGTCGAGCTTGGTTAGATTTTCTAGCCTGGCAAACCTGTCAGGAAGAGCTCGGATTTGGTTGTTGCTGAGATCGAGCTCCCTGAGGTTAATTAAATCACCAATTTCTTCAGGAAGTTCTTCCAAGTCACTGAAATTACTGCTTAGATTCAGGACCTCTAAATTTGTTAATCTCCCTATTGCTCGTGGCAGGCCTCGCAGCATATTGAAATGAACATCCAAAAATCTCAAAGACTTCATTTCACAAATAGAAGGTGGAAGAAGACGGATCTTATTCAACTGAACTGAAAGCCTTTCAAGATTCACCAGTCCATATCCAATATTTGCCGGCAAAGATACCAAGTTGTTAAAGCTTGCATCTATCTCCACCAGTGAACTACAACAAAAGACAAATCAAGTTTTCAACAGCAGACCAAATGAAAAGCGCAGAAAAAAATGGAAGTTAAGAAAAAATCTACCAAAAACGGtgatttgaaagataaactGGGAAGAGAACACAGAAAATGAGGATCACCTGGAAAGAGCAATGCTCTCAGGGAGGGCCTTCACCTTGTTTGCTGACACATTTAGGATCTTCAGATTTCGCAACAATCCAATTGAATCTGGGAGGAAAACTAAAAGATTGGAAGACACATCAAGCTCCACAAGTTTCTCAAGTCCTGCAATTGAATCAGGAAGGACCTGTTTCCCCAAACAAATGAACCATATATCAGAAAAACTCAAACACCATATtctaatcaacaaaaataatgtcCACTAGTTGCATCAATAACATAATCTTCACCATTCAAAGTCATCTAGGacacaaaaaaaacttgtgaatCTGTTCAAGGCTACTGATGACTGCATGAATCAATACAAATTCTTGTGAACAATAACAGTTCATGTACGAATAGCTAAATCAACCTATATGAATTGTCTAAGCTTGTAATTTGAGCATGCTAAACACCAAACTCCACCTTAGCATAGTAAACCACCATATTATATTTAGACTCAAAAGCCCATCACGActagcaaaaacaaaacaaacttttaCACAGCAAGGATGAAGATTTAAGATACTTCTAGGGATGTCTTGTGTACTTGAAAGCTCTAGCCTATGATTAATACCTAAACTGAGCCTTGGATATTTAGCTGGTAAGGGATAAAAGACACTCCTCCTCTAaaacctttctttctttccattcatctttttttttttccatacacAAATTTATATGCAATAGACATGGGCAATATTTGACCCATTAGTTTGTTAGCACACCAAACATATTAGCTGATTAAAGGGAAGAAAACATCAGAATTTATACTTGTTCCCTGATTGGGATCGCAGCTTGAAACTTTTTGCTGATTAAATCAAGAGCAAACCAATACTTGATGCCAGCTTGCTCATGGATAATCAGCAGACTAAAATTATCACACCTTACCTTAGATTGGTGGCTAAAAGTTTTAGAAGCATACCAACAGTGAAGCAGTAAAGTTGTTGGTAACCAACTCATTTAGCTTTTAGCAGAGATGAGTATATGAATGGCAAAGAGTGATTACTTTAGCAGATGTTAGAAAATATCGCAAGCAAAGTCAtctaaaagaaaatatgtataCCAGTGAAGCAGTAAAGTTGTTGGTAACCAACTCATTTAGCTTTTAGCAGAGATGAGTATATGAATGGCAAAGAGTGATTACTTTAGCAGATGTTAGAAAATATCGCAAGCAAAGTCAtctaaaagaaaatatgtataccagtgaactaaaacaaataatacacTACCACTTTCTCCAtgacaaaacattaaaaagaaaagaaacagaagaaaaTTATGATACCTCTAACTGATTTTGAGAGAGATTGAGCACAAGCAAGCCATGAAGTCTGCCAATGGATTCAGGAATCAACCTCAACTGACGCGCAGAAAGATTCACTCGTTCCACAGCCCCGCCACTCTCTGCTTCTCTAAGTATAGCAACAATCTCCTCATCAACTTGCTCACCGCTCTCTATCTCTCTTACAACAACATCCTTATAAACACCAACAAGCATCTCTTCTACTTCCTTTAACTGCCTCTCATATTCCTCATGCATCTCCTCCAACTTCAACACTGCCTTGTATATCTCCGTTTTACCTGGTTCTTGCATCTGGGTCAAGTTGGATCGGGCCATGGAGACAACGTCTGGGTTGGGTCGAGGACCGAGAGACTTGAGGAGGAGGAAGATATTGGTGGCGGAGGAGGGGATGGCTTGGGTCAGCGAGGAGAGGACCTTTGGGTAGTTCAAATAGGGAAATTGGGCTGATAGGTTTTGATCAAACTGTTGAGAGTTGGGATCAGTTTGGGATAGAAGATAGGAAAGAATTGGGAAATCATCgttttttttggaaatggaatccatttccatttcttttcagATCGAAACAGAGAGAGATGGTTGATGATGGAGTAGCAGAAGTCGTTGAAGAGGATGATCAAGGAGCAAACTGTGGGTTTTTCGAAGGTTGACCGTCACTATGGTTGACCTTTGACGGATTTTTCATTCAGGAGCTTGATAAATGCCACGTAGAAATGTATGAGAATTGACCGTTTGACCGAGCTCCTCTTGAATTAGTTGTTACTTGCTGCTGATATGCATTAGGGAAGAAAATTACATTATTCATTGGATGATAATGGGTGAGCAAAATAACTGAATTATTcataatatttgtaaaaattgATTTCGAATTAATCAAATCAGAGTTTTCCTAAATCTATTGGATAATCTCggttaacaaattaaaaaaaaaacaattcaattagttttgtttttaaatttttaaaataaaaaaattcaagaaatcaaaccaaaaaaatcattatatataatcaaatagaaTAAACAACCTTCTTttctataaacaaaaataataaaaaactgaaaaaaagctcaacttttttttaatcccatttagacttgttcgatgtacaaaaaagcaaaattaaaccaaaaataaataaataacctaaTTTAATCTTagaccccgtttgtttgctggaaagtagtttatttttgaaaaataaattctgaaaaaGTAAATTCTGAGAAAGtgattattttctgatgtttggtagtgtaatgaaaagtaagttggaaaatatttttcagtgtttggttatgttatagaaaatgagatgaaaaataacttattaatgttttatttttctcaagtttattaaaataataaggaacaaattttaaaaattaaaaatttgaatgagaatgaaattgaaaaaagaaattttataaattatcccaaataaaataaataataatcaaaataatagagatcaaacctaaaaaataaaaaaaataaagatgaagaaattaaaataataataattaacatttcataaattatttcaaataaaataagtaacaatcaaaagaataaggatcaaatttgatagataaaaaatttcaataaaaaaatgataaggaaaaagcaaataacaattataaaaataaggaccaaagttaatataaaaattaaattttaagagatgaaattgaaaaataaatattctaaacaaaatatatatagcaatcaaaagtttgaggaccaaatttattataatcagcaaataatatgatatttctaattttttcataactttcgaaaagtgttttctgtccagatttttcaagaaaacacttttctgaaaaccaagccaaatttttctttgactgaaaagtatttttcgttgactgaaaagtatttttcgttgaccaacttttctaatggcaaacaaacacaagaaaatttaaaaaataatttctcaaaaatcacttttcaaaaatcaaGCATGGTATTTGGTTAATGAAAAACTATCCCTTCAAACAAAAACTTGCTTCATGGATGTTAAAAGAAcgttaaatgtttgaaaaaaaaaaagcatccttGACTTTCAGTTAAATTTGAACAAGTCCTAATTtgtaatattaaagaaaatttatttaattcaattttcggttttgaatttttcaaacaaaaaaatctagaaaccgaaaaacaaattacaaataatcAAACCAGATAATTAAACTACCCattttgatcttaaaaaaatatcaaaacctaTTAAAAATAACTCCAATCCTTACATATATCTATCAGTTCtaaaaggaaatgaattacCTAATTTAATCACAGGTTaatgaaatgtaaaaataaatctattcgGTTCTATGCAGAGGATGTGATCCCGGCTAATAAATGCTTTGATTGGCGGTGCTAGTGGTGTTGAATGATGAAGAGATGGTTGGATGCTGGTCGGTGTTGTTGAAGTATGCAGTGACGAAGACaagtataattaatttgttgggtattgtaaaaatcaatttcaggcatagtttttaaacttggTTTGGTGATCGGTCTAGTTtaaaacttaagttattgggttttGATCGGGTTACTGGGTCGGTCAGgtcaatttctattttaaaaaaattcaaaacagcgttactttaataaaaaaaaatcaacggattgtaacctaatttttaaCTGGATTTTACCAGATCGTCGGGTTAACCTACCAGATTAGTTGGATTATaccaaatcataatttattttattttttttattaatctagcCCGGTTTCAGCCGATTTGAAAATTATGATCTCAGTTTTCGACAAAAGACATTATCATTGTAAATAATGTTACATGCTCGACACCTTGATACTTCCATGGTTTCAACATAGGGCTTGGGCTCATGGTGTTGTACCTTGTTATTGTCCTAAATTGTCAGCATATCCTGTTCCACCAAGaaacattatcattataaatACTTCAACCATAAATTGAAATTCCTTTCCAATTCATATTAAATCTAATTTCTATGTCACATTATCTATTCATTtagctggattttttttaactatatatttttattttatcattcaacataaacatatcttttttatattttaagtttaattgtTTCACAAATAATTTTACATCACAGCCTCATTAACATcaataattcatatataaagcTTAATTTATATTACACTAAAAAACCAATGTCACCAATTATGGCATCATTTCATGAACAATATtatccaaataataataattcatattaATCCTACACAATTACAAAACATTAATGAGTTTCAAACTAGTCTTCCATTATCTTCCTATTAGCTTCCctcaatgtcttttttttttttatcatgattctTTCTTACTATTATCATGattcaacaccaaaaaaaaaaatctactttaATCGgctcaatttaattaattttaataattcgCCAAATTTATACCAAGaatcctaatttaatttttgctaGGGTTTgctcaaaatcaattaaattcccTTTAAATTGGTATGGACGGATTCTAAACACTGGTAATAATTTGAACTTTGAATGTTAAATAGTTGAAGTTTGTTGTTCCTcccttctttccttctttttttccatgaGTTTTCTTATGTTTCTCTTGATTTCCTCACttaatttgtcttttaattcttgtttcaaaagtttttactttttagattCTCATCCCTTCACTATcctttttaagtttgttttttgtttttctcaaggGATTCTCTGaatttcctcttcttctcctctctctacaatgttaaataaattgatgaattagcttatttttttattaaaaaaattatggtagtcaaataaaaaatattaaatatcatagatgtattctagtttaattgaaaattagagTATTGTAGATTCGTTTAGCCTTAAAATAATCTCTTAtaataactgtaatttttattctctcttttagCTTGTCACTTGTGAATGAGAAAAttgtttctccttttgttttttttataaataatctagtttaatatttttatattcttatgtCTAGTCTTCAATCTCTTAAgtataattacttaattatcCCTAAATACATCAAACATTTTCatcttatctatttttatatcaaacatTTTCatcttatctaaaaaaaatagcttcATATGAAATCTCaagactaaattaatttttaaatttttttaataaattagattaggtttgattttttttaaaatatcaactagaaagatacattaaaaaattagtaacttaaaatataagaacatggtaaaattaagtaaaaaagcATTTAACTTGAACTACCTTGTACACGGTAAATAGTATTTGGATGTGATTAATTAGgacaaaactaataaaaataaatgggcACATAGTTGATGTTTTTCtaccaaaataattatattttattaccaaaatatcaaaatcagatCAAAGGGAACTTAAATAAGAGTGGCAGTGATAGAATTATATATTGCACAACTATATGCccaattcatgttattttttttaatatcatcttatatatctgattttttatcttaatttgttatttgatttCCTTTCATTAGGGTTTAGTGAGCAACGTGTAAaacttatattattaattaaatattttatattaattattaaacaagGGTCAcaattttatagatttaataTATAACAATAATCAACATTTTACTCACCAAttctaacaaaattataaaaagaaaatgacattagagaataataataataataataataataataatatgaagaTTACAAGGACCACGCAAGCATTAACCTGAAAAAACAAACTATCTTCTAATATCCCTGCTCCGTTTCAAGGTAAGGCCACCAGCAATGAATCAATCACGTCCTCGTCAATTTCCAATTTTCCACTGCATCGACCTGTGCATTAAAGCACACGACACTCGCTTTGTGGGATCCATGAAATACcagttgtttgattttttatgcagAAATGCTGGTCCTTTCGTTTTTCTTTCTCATGGCCTGGATGGGTGATAGGGCAACGGCATATACTGTTATTATCCAGAAAAACTAACCccccttattcttttattatcagcacagcaacaaaaaattaatatcagtTCATATAAACAAAACCAcagacatattttttaatatatgtcaGTGGATGCCttgcatatatatttatatatcgAGTTCTATTTGATGCTCGAATATTTGCAATGATATCTGTTGTTTGATGCTGCTGCACTCCCCAtgagaaacaaatttaaaatctaccGAAATGTTTGTGCTTGTGGACTTCTTGCATTTCACAGTCAATGGCTGGTGAGAAATCAATCCCTGCATTCAACTGAAAACCAGGTTAAGTGTCTGTTTTGGAATCCACCACAACCCGTGTTCCCAATCATTGCTTCCAGCTTTTGTTCGTAAGCCAAATCAAAGAATTTgtttatcagaaaaaaaaaaaaaaactaaatagtgTATCCGTTTCgttattgagaaaataaatcttCTTATTCTGTTTTAATGTTTCTgtactgttttttttctctctctcgaaCAGCACAAGTCCTGCTGCTTTCTAGGGGCTTGAATTTAGAAATCCTGCATGAATGTTCAGTAGATTCTCTTCCGTTTTCGATTTTGAAGTATGAAAAGATTgtctctaattaattttttttaattttattttttgttattttttatgttatatttggTTATTGcttttttgattgctatttattttattttttattatattttgtttagttttatctcttaatattagattgattggaaATTTGACTTCATGATTTTCTCGAGTTTTTCTTATATAGGTTTATTCTCTATCTCCTAACTCGGGTCAGGTTTCAAAAATTAGCTAGAGTTAACTTCTatctttttagggtttttttaaaaattaattttttttcattttattctttaatgttTGGTTGGTTAAGGGTTGGGCTATGTGAggttttgtatatatatattgaattatcTTAAATCTCATGTCACGGATCGTGAGTTTCGAGGTTAATCTGAGTTGATCATAGTGTATTTTtttcagttgttttttttaattcattttttttattttcattatttaatattgaattgttttatttaatgtgttttataGAGGCTATCTCAATCTCACGACTAGGTCACAGATTTGACAAACTAACTCAGGTGGACTCAGatcggtttttttattcttttgttaattttttttaatttcattattcaatatttgatttgttggcAATTgaacttcaa
This window contains:
- the LOC133696054 gene encoding plant intracellular Ras-group-related LRR protein 3, with protein sequence MEMDSISKKNDDFPILSYLLSQTDPNSQQFDQNLSAQFPYLNYPKVLSSLTQAIPSSATNIFLLLKSLGPRPNPDVVSMARSNLTQMQEPGKTEIYKAVLKLEEMHEEYERQLKEVEEMLVGVYKDVVVREIESGEQVDEEIVAILREAESGGAVERVNLSARQLRLIPESIGRLHGLLVLNLSQNQLEVLPDSIAGLEKLVELDVSSNLLVFLPDSIGLLRNLKILNVSANKVKALPESIALSSSLVEIDASFNNLVSLPANIGYGLVNLERLSVQLNKIRLLPPSICEMKSLRFLDVHFNMLRGLPRAIGRLTNLEVLNLSSNFSDLEELPEEIGDLINLRELDLSNNQIRALPDRFARLENLTKLDLNENPLLVPPKEIVNKGVQAIREFMAKRWLDMVEEKQTNMVEANQQAAQSGWLVWGSSMVSNFVSGVSQSVSGYLGETSPKDPYLDQLL